A window of Diospyros lotus cultivar Yz01 chromosome 14, ASM1463336v1, whole genome shotgun sequence contains these coding sequences:
- the LOC127789658 gene encoding subtilisin inhibitor CLSI-I-like: protein MAEENPETKLPQQHIDPQSLLFPPRGSLDHVSGSGTPRKTTWPEVVGLVAEEAERKIKEDMPRARIQVVPPGCFVTMDFNQERVRLHVDSSGKVAGPPRVG from the exons ATGGCAGAGGAAAACCCAGAAACCAAGCTTCCTCAGCAGCACATCGATCCTCAGTCACTGCTCTTCCCACCAA GAGGATCACTGGATCATGTTTCTGGATCGGGAACACCTCGAAAAACGACGTGGCCAGAGGTGGTAGGTCTGGTGGCAGAAGAAGCAGAGAGGAAGATTAAGGAAGACATGCCAAGAGCCCGGATTCAGGTGGTCCCGCCGGGCTGCTTTGTCACCATGGATTTCAATCAAGAACGGGTCCGCTTGCACGTCGACTCATCGGGAAAAGTAGCCGGGCCTCCTAGAGTCGGCTGA